The sequence CACCTTCACTTGTTGAAGCAGTATTCCTTGCATTATCATCATGCTCAGTACCATCAACACTCGTACATTCTGAATCAATACTTTGATCCACATATGAAGaagtatgatttttcttcCCAAACTTCAGAAGCCGTCTTAAACCTTTTGATGGTTCCTTTGAAAGACTCCTCTCCACAACTGGATTCTTGTCCATTTTAAGGGTTTTTATATTAGAGGCGTGTGCTTTAACTGTTTCTACTCTAGCCACCATCTCTGAGCTTACTTGGGGTGCTTTACCACATGATGCCTGACCAATGCAAGGGTCTTCCACAGAGGAGTTATGAGTAGAAACGTCCCGATAAGGTTTTTCAGCAACAGTAATGTGAGCACAGTTGGGAGGGTCCTGCTCTTGATAGACTGTTCTTACCTGGTAATACAGCACAGTCATCAACATCCCATTTGATTATTGAAGTAAAAAGGAAGGTAACCAAACTTAACTATGAAATTGGTAACTTGTTTATCACAGAATTCATGGTCAGTAAATATTGTTCGATTTGTACTGTGCTTTCTGCTATGGAATTGGTGTATCAATCATTGACCAGAGAAAAAGGggcataattatattaatgacagttttgatataatcaaCTAAACATTTATTCGGTGAGTGTGACCTATAGATTACAATCCATTACCACATTTAACTGGTTTACTGAACATTCATGAACACTGATCTAACAAGGATCACACGTATTGTTTCATTTACCTGTATTTCTCCTTCAAAACCTGAAACGAAGCAATGTAGAAAAGTACTACATCGCACAGTAAGGAATACTGATAAAAGTTCTAGAGTCAAACctacaactaaatatttttttgttttatgcgATAAACAAAGAGATCCTTGGTTTTACAACCATACCTCTTTAGAAGTATCCAATTGCTTTTGTAGTTGGCAAATTTTGGGATCCCCATCAACTCCATCCATGGTTGAAGCAGGACTATGTGTAGGAGCCAATTCAGATATTACGTCACTTTCCTTTCCTGTGTCTCCATCATCATACCTTTGATTCGTTACCTCTGACTTCCCTTCAGATGAATGCTTAGTTGGAAGAGAGGGTTTTTCGTATTCAAGCATCACAACAGTTTTCTCAACTACTGTGTTGTCATCTGCATCAGTTTGATGTGCTGTATTGCAATTACTCTTATTTAGTTCAGCATTTACACAAAATGTAGATGGCTTTATTCCATATACCTTCTGATCCTCCACACTTGATATGTTCTCACCTGCATTTATGTGAGATGTTGATGTTTTAATCTTCAATTCAGGTAGAGTTGCAGCCTTACTTTTATCAAGGTTTATGATAGCAGATATTTTGTTCTTATCAGGTCCCTCAGACAACTTCCGTCTTGATACTGCTTCAGCGCTTCGGTCCTTCACTGAAGTAACGGGACTGGTGAGAGGTTTTGGCTCTGATAACCTTCTAATTCGGGCCATGGGAGCCTTTGAATCAGGTGTGGCCCCATTGCTTTCTCTTTTCGTCTCAGACAATGATGACGAGGATCTGGTCAACCTATTCCCTCTCATGTGGCTAACCTCACTTAATTTACTACATTTAGAAGCCTTAAGCAGCTCAGTTGAACCAAGTGAAGTTCTAATTTTGGATCTCTGCAAGGGTGATGATGACCCAGGGTCTGAATCACTAAACTTGGATCCTCTATTGGTGGCTGGAGAAAGTTTTGCAGGAAATTGCTTTGTCTGAGGTGAGAGTACAGATGACTTTCCAGAGGCAGAATTGCCTCGAGCAGCAATTCTCTTTTGTCTCTCTAGCTTTAAAGCTTCGAGGCGCTTCATTTCTGCCTCTTcctataaagaaaaaatatcagaATTTTAGAAGTCCATTAAGAAAGTAAAATAGCATCATGGTAATGATACTTCCCAACAATAGATCCATAATGATACTAACTTAACTAGTGAGAAGGGAAGGAACGGCGTTGATGTGGTTCAATACACCATATGATAACTAGTATTAGTCTGTGTAAAAAGTACAAATACAATTACAACATGTACTGCTCTTTCATTATCCTTATACTCTACCGAAGAGTTTTGCGCTTGAGAGTATCATGCagataaaataattgcaatttcaAACTAAACACCTGGTGTGGCCACACCATACCAATTATAAGGCAATTGTAAATACATTAGCCTTGCAATTAGTTACCCGCCTTGGAATGTGAACTAATCACATGGCAAGCTTAAAGCCACACCAGGTATGGACAAGATATTACAATATTGTACCTTCTCTTTCTTCATTCTCTGCAGATCAGCTTTATAGGATCTCAACCTCTCAGCACGGACTCGTGCATCTTCTGAAGGACTCATCTTTAATGTTTTCCCCTTCATGGAAGGGCCTCCAGTTCTATGCAAAGAGTCTGAAGTAACCTTTGACCTCTGATTCTTGTCTGATTTCCTTAACCCTCCTTTCACTTCAGAAACATCTTTTCCCCCTTGCTCCTGTGACTCTACACATACCTGCATTTCGTAGTCTAGAGCAGGGTCATATCCAACAAAACCCTTTTCTGTTTCCCTCTCGGGCATCAAGCTGAAATCATCAGGCTCATAATATACTCTGTTCCTATTTCCCTCAGAATCCAactttttatatgatattggaATCTCAGAATCTACATCAATAGGGGTTCTATCTGCTTGTCCTTCTTGATCTATTGACATTGACCTAAAtggaataatgaaaatttcatcaGTCATTCCATGTGTGGGTTCTCTATCCATCTCACCAACCCCACCCTCAAAATCATTAAGTGCTAGTGGATCTGAGGAATTCCTGAAAATTGCTTGGTTCTGTTGACTGCCAACTATAAAATCTTCATGCACTGGCCTAGATACAATCTTGCTCCTGTTAGTTTCTTCAAATTGAATATGCATTTCATCATTTGATCCCCTGACATCATTATCCACAGAGTGAAATATAGCATCATCATCTGATTCTCTGGGCCTACAGGATGTACTTCCACTGAATCTGCTGATGTCACTCATCCTAGTATCTTGTATTACACCTGTATCCCGTGCACCAAGTTCCAAGGGATCAACTATCACAGTGTTTGAGCGTCTCTTTATTAAAACATCCTTTTCCATTGCAAACATGCTCTCGTTGCCACCATGAACATGTTCATCACTTCCTCTCAATAAACAACTTTGAAATGCCTGCCAATGTCCATCATCAGTATCCTTTCTGGAATTAGAGACTTCATCATTGCTGAAGTTCAACTTATCCAGAGACTTCAATTGATCTCctttaattttggaatatcTCTTATTATTCTGATGAATCATATCACTATCATCAGTCTCAAAGTTTTCATCTTCTGCATCAATGTCAGAATCTGAATTAGAGTTTCCACTACCAGATTTCTTCTCTTTAGAAGTGATGTAATTAATGTTTCGTATTACAACCATGCCTGATTGCTTTTTTTCAGATCTGCCAGCTTTTTTCCATGGTTTCTTACTTCGTGAAACTTCTGCATCTGTGTCATCCAGTGGTTTTGTCCTGTCAAGCTCCCATGTTTCTGATCCAGTATTACTATCCCCACCATCAAGGGATTGCATTTCCTGTCCTGACTGATGACCAAGATTTGACCAGGAATGCTCCATTGGGTGGCGAGGTGGATGAAGAAAAGCTCCGTTGCCTGCATAATTCTGATAGTATGGTATTCCTTGCACAGGGATTGCTTGAAATGCTGGCTGCACACCCGGCAGAGCATGCATAGGCCATGGAGGAAACACAATATGAGGAAACTGTCCTTGAAAATATTCTTGCGTTGGGGCTGGGTTATCTGCTGGAATCCAAACAAGTATACATGACATCTCAACCATTTCccacacaaaaaagaaagatattttCTGGCATATTCGAAAACTGGTATTTTTTCACCAGAAAAAAACACTGAGAACTACTAGTGATCGAGAACACATTAAAAAACACTTGTAAATGCCCGGTAATTTGTGTCACTTAACCTGGCCTAATACCAACAATGTGCACCATACAGAGATCTCCAGGAGTATTCAACAGTTAACAAACATAAAGTGAATCACCGTATAAGAGATATCACCAACTGGTAGGTGTTCAATTTAGGACTCCAGTTTCATGGTTACTTACCCCCTAAACAGCAATAGTTCACTGAAAGAGATAATAATGTTATAAGAAGTAATTATCTAATGATAAAGTACTTCCAGCGAATATGTATAGCAAAACAATTAGAACAATGTTAAGactgttaaaaaaatgtaGCAACTGTGTCTTCCCTTTACATCAACAGTAAGATGTTCGATCTTCCTATTTAAACTGAAAAGTTAAGATGCCAACATAACTAAAGCACTGGAGTCAATCGGTAAACCCCCCATTCTAGGCTACGAAAAGGTTTACGCAGTTGTTAACTGCAGATGCAATAGCAAGTATTTATAACAAGTGAACTGTGGCTTTCTGAAGCTTAAGGAAACAGCCCCAGCCAGACAAAGCACAGCTCAAAAATCATTGTGTTCGGCATGATCCTCTACCACAAGTCCTCTTTGAAACCAGTGCACTACTAACTCAAACCATAGAGACAAGGCAATACTTACATCAGATGACAATCTCCAAGAAAGTGAGAAATAATCCTTTATATGGATCAGTTCTACGGCTCATAACACAGCTAAAGCCTCTACAAAGCTGACTTCTCAGACATTAAATACTGAAACTATTCTGCATAATATGCTGATGTGTAAGGGGAAATTGGAAAATGATGGAGCAATGAAGCAGATGAAATGATAAAGACTGGAGTAGTAAGAAGAACTTGAtgactatttaaatatttcaaacagaaagagaatttcttagggctttgtttgtttttatttaggtcATTCTAAAGATGGCCAAGAATACAAGTAATGTTTCGCATTGTTTTGCCAAATTTATCTTTTCCCTGCTTATATTTCCTGTCGCCCAAAACATACTTTAGTCTCCCCAAACAACCAACCTCTCTTCAACATTGTCTTTCTATTttccaaaaacaaacaaattcacTGCAAAAATAATACCAAACAAAGCCgtaaatttttagttaaatacTGGACAAGTTTCATGGAAGACCTATGAAAGACTTGATCTTACATGCGTTATATGTCGAGTCTGATTTCCCATTATCCATTGTACCCGCCTCATGATTGGATGAATCATATTGGTTGTGTGTAGCAGAGAGAATAGTACCGGATGCATTCGTAGCTGAGAAGTCTGACCTAGTGGACAGTGCTTCTGATGCTTCAATATCAAGCCATTCCCCAGTTTCATGCTTACTTTTCCACAGGTCCATGAACCTAGAGCATGCTTCCCTGTTGAATACATATAGTCAATTATCTGGAAATCTCCGAAGAAAGCTCCTCTATGCAAAACATATTCGAGGTTTCTCTTATACTTCTCATGGAGAGGGACAGAAGAAAAGGCTCACAATAAACGCAGGGCTCCAAAACACTCAGCAAAGGACACAAG comes from Sesamum indicum cultivar Zhongzhi No. 13 linkage group LG10, S_indicum_v1.0, whole genome shotgun sequence and encodes:
- the LOC105171767 gene encoding uncharacterized protein LOC105171767 isoform X2, whose protein sequence is MKASTRLSSAVFQLTPTRTRCDLFIIANGKKEKIASGLLNPFLDHLKAAQDQIAKGGYSILLEPETDVDAAWFTKATMERFVRFVSTPEILERVYTIETEILQIEEAIAMQSNNDIEQSIVEDHQEKPPGGCEANKSVPDANEEKAIVLYKPGAPLPETNGSYSEEGNSKVQLLKVLETRKRMLQKEQGMAFARAAAAGFDIDHVALLVSFAECFGALRLLEACSRFMDLWKSKHETGEWLDIEASEALSTRSDFSATNASGTILSATHNQYDSSNHEAGTMDNGKSDSTYNAYNPAPTQEYFQGQFPHIVFPPWPMHALPGVQPAFQAIPVQGIPYYQNYAGNGAFLHPPRHPMEHSWSNLGHQSGQEMQSLDGGDSNTGSETWELDRTKPLDDTDAEVSRSKKPWKKAGRSEKKQSGMVVIRNINYITSKEKKSGSGNSNSDSDIDAEDENFETDDSDMIHQNNKRYSKIKGDQLKSLDKLNFSNDEVSNSRKDTDDGHWQAFQSCLLRGSDEHVHGGNESMFAMEKDVLIKRRSNTVIVDPLELGARDTGVIQDTRMSDISRFSGSTSCRPRESDDDAIFHSVDNDVRGSNDEMHIQFEETNRSKIVSRPVHEDFIVGSQQNQAIFRNSSDPLALNDFEGGVGEMDREPTHGMTDEIFIIPFRSMSIDQEGQADRTPIDVDSEIPISYKKLDSEGNRNRVYYEPDDFSLMPERETEKGFVGYDPALDYEMQVCVESQEQGGKDVSEVKGGLRKSDKNQRSKVTSDSLHRTGGPSMKGKTLKMSPSEDARVRAERLRSYKADLQRMKKEKEEAEMKRLEALKLERQKRIAARGNSASGKSSVLSPQTKQFPAKLSPATNRGSKFSDSDPGSSSPLQRSKIRTSLGSTELLKASKCSKLSEVSHMRGNRLTRSSSSLSETKRESNGATPDSKAPMARIRRLSEPKPLTSPVTSVKDRSAEAVSRRKLSEGPDKNKISAIINLDKSKAATLPELKIKTSTSHINAGENISSVEDQKVYGIKPSTFCVNAELNKSNCNTAHQTDADDNTVVEKTVVMLEYEKPSLPTKHSSEGKSEVTNQRYDDGDTGKESDVISELAPTHSPASTMDGVDGDPKICQLQKQLDTSKEVRTVYQEQDPPNCAHITVAEKPYRDVSTHNSSVEDPCIGQASCGKAPQVSSEMVARVETVKAHASNIKTLKMDKNPVVERSLSKEPSKGLRRLLKFGKKNHTSSYVDQSIDSECTSVDGTEHDDNARNTASTSEVGTLKNLIWQDETPTAGNASQKISRHFSLLSPFRSKTSQKKQAS
- the LOC105171767 gene encoding uncharacterized protein LOC105171767 isoform X5; translated protein: MERFVRFVSTPEILERVYTIETEILQIEEAIAMQSNNDIEQSIVEDHQEKPPGGCEANKSVPDANEEKAIVLYKPGAPLPETNGSYSEEGNSKVQLLKVLETRKRMLQKEQGMAFARAAAAGFDIDHVALLVSFAECFGALRLLEACSRFMDLWKSKHETGEWLDIEASEALSTRSDFSATNASGTILSATHNQYDSSNHEAGTMDNGKSDSTYNASDNPAPTQEYFQGQFPHIVFPPWPMHALPGVQPAFQAIPVQGIPYYQNYAGNGAFLHPPRHPMEHSWSNLGHQSGQEMQSLDGGDSNTGSETWELDRTKPLDDTDAEVSRSKKPWKKAGRSEKKQSGMVVIRNINYITSKEKKSGSGNSNSDSDIDAEDENFETDDSDMIHQNNKRYSKIKGDQLKSLDKLNFSNDEVSNSRKDTDDGHWQAFQSCLLRGSDEHVHGGNESMFAMEKDVLIKRRSNTVIVDPLELGARDTGVIQDTRMSDISRFSGSTSCRPRESDDDAIFHSVDNDVRGSNDEMHIQFEETNRSKIVSRPVHEDFIVGSQQNQAIFRNSSDPLALNDFEGGVGEMDREPTHGMTDEIFIIPFRSMSIDQEGQADRTPIDVDSEIPISYKKLDSEGNRNRVYYEPDDFSLMPERETEKGFVGYDPALDYEMQVCVESQEQGGKDVSEVKGGLRKSDKNQRSKVTSDSLHRTGGPSMKGKTLKMSPSEDARVRAERLRSYKADLQRMKKEKEEAEMKRLEALKLERQKRIAARGNSASGKSSVLSPQTKQFPAKLSPATNRGSKFSDSDPGSSSPLQRSKIRTSLGSTELLKASKCSKLSEVSHMRGNRLTRSSSSLSETKRESNGATPDSKAPMARIRRLSEPKPLTSPVTSVKDRSAEAVSRRKLSEGPDKNKISAIINLDKSKAATLPELKIKTSTSHINAGENISSVEDQKVYGIKPSTFCVNAELNKSNCNTAHQTDADDNTVVEKTVVMLEYEKPSLPTKHSSEGKSEVTNQRYDDGDTGKESDVISELAPTHSPASTMDGVDGDPKICQLQKQLDTSKEVRTVYQEQDPPNCAHITVAEKPYRDVSTHNSSVEDPCIGQASCGKAPQVSSEMVARVETVKAHASNIKTLKMDKNPVVERSLSKEPSKGLRRLLKFGKKNHTSSYVDQSIDSECTSVDGTEHDDNARNTASTSEVGTLKNLIWQDETPTAGNASQKISRHFSLLSPFRSKTSQKKQAS
- the LOC105171767 gene encoding uncharacterized protein LOC105171767 isoform X4; the encoded protein is MKASTRLSSAVFQLTPTRTRCDLFIIANGKKEKIASGLLNPFLDHLKAAQDQIAKGGYSILLEPETDVDAAWFTKATMERFVRFVSTPEILERVYTIETEILQIEEAIAMQSNNDIEQSIVEDHQEKPPGGCEANKSVPDANEEKAIVLYKPGAPLPETNGSYSEEGNSKVQLLKVLETRKRMLQKEQGMAFARAAAAGFDIDHVALLVSFAECFGALRLLEACSRFMDLWKSKHETGEWLDIEASEALSTRSDFSATNASGTILSATHNQYDSSNHEAGTMDNGKSDSTYNASDNPAPTQEYFQGQFPHIVFPPWPMHALPGVQPAFQAIPVQGIPYYQNYAGNGAFLHPPRHPMEHSWSNLGHQSGQEMQSLDGGDSNTGSETWELDRTKPLDDTDAEVSRSKKPWKKAGRSEKKQSGMVVIRNINYITSKEKKSGSGNSNSDSDIDAEDENFETDDSDMIHQNNKRYSKIKGDQLKSLDKLNFSNDEVSNSRKDTDDGHWQAFQSCLLRGSDEHVHGGNESMFAMEKDVLIKRRSNTVIVDPLELGARDTGVIQDTRMSDISRFSGSTSCRPRESDDDAIFHSVDNDVRGSNDEMHIQFEETNRSKIVSRPVHEDFIVGSQQNQAIFRNSSDPLALNDFEGGVGEMDREPTHGMTDEIFIIPFRSMSIDQEGQADRTPIDVDSEIPISYKKLDSEGNRNRVYYEPDDFSLMPERETEKGFVGYDPALDYEMQVCVESQEQGGKDVSEVKGGLRKSDKNQRSKVTSDSLHRTGGPSMKGKTLKMSPSEDARVRAERLRSYKADLQRMKKEKEEAEMKRLEALKLERQKRIAARGNSASGKSSVLSPQTKQFPAKLSPATNRGSKFSDSDPGSSSPLQRSKIRTSLGSTELLKASKCSKLSEVSHMRGNRLTRSSSSLSETKRESNGATPDSKAPMARIRRLSEPKPLTSPVTSVKDRSAEAVSRRKLSEGPDKNKISAIINLDKSKAATLPELKIKTSTSHINADDNTVVEKTVVMLEYEKPSLPTKHSSEGKSEVTNQRYDDGDTGKESDVISELAPTHSPASTMDGVDGDPKICQLQKQLDTSKEVRTVYQEQDPPNCAHITVAEKPYRDVSTHNSSVEDPCIGQASCGKAPQVSSEMVARVETVKAHASNIKTLKMDKNPVVERSLSKEPSKGLRRLLKFGKKNHTSSYVDQSIDSECTSVDGTEHDDNARNTASTSEVGTLKNLIWQDETPTAGNASQKISRHFSLLSPFRSKTSQKKQAS
- the LOC105171767 gene encoding uncharacterized protein LOC105171767 isoform X3; amino-acid sequence: MKASTRLSSAVFQLTPTRTRCDLFIIANGKKEKIASGLLNPFLDHLKAAQDQIAKGGYSILLEPETDVDAAWFTKATMERFVRFVSTPEILERVYTIETEILQIEEAIAMQSNNDIEQSIVEDHQEKPPGGCEANKSVPDANEEKAIVLYKPGAPLPETNGSYSEEGNSKVQLLKVLETRKRMLQKEQGMAFARAAAAGFDIDHVALLVSFAECFGALRLLEACSRFMDLWKSKHETGEWLDIEASEALSTRSDFSATNASGTILSATHNQYDSSNHEAGTMDNGKSDSTYNASDNPAPTQEYFQGQFPHIVFPPWPMHALPGVQPAFQAIPVQGIPYYQNYAGNGAFLHPPRHPMEHSWSNLGHQSGQEMQSLDGGDSNTGSETWELDRTKPLDDTDAEVSRSKKPWKKAGRSEKKQSGMVVIRNINYITSKEKKSGSGNSNSDSDIDAEDENFETDDSDMIHQNNKRYSKIKGDQLKSLDKLNFSNDEVSNSRKDTDDGHWQAFQSCLLRGSDEHVHGGNESMFAMEKDVLIKRRSNTVIVDPLELGARDTGVIQDTRMSDISRFSGSTSCRPRESDDDAIFHSVDNDVRGSNDEMHIQFEETNRSKIVSRPVHEDFIVGSQQNQAIFRNSSDPLALNDFEGGVGEMDREPTHGMTDEIFIIPFRSMSIDQEGQADRTPIDVDSEIPISYKKLDSEGNRNRVYYEPDDFSLMPERETEKGFVGYDPALDYEMQVCVESQEQGGKDVSEVKGGLRKSDKNQRSKVTSDSLHRTGGPSMKGKTLKMSPSEDARVRAERLRSYKADLQRMKKEKEEAEMKRLEALKLERQKRIAARGNSASGKSSVLSPQTKQFPAKLSPATNRGSKFSDSDPGSSSPLQRSKIRTSLGSTELLKASKCSKLSEVSHMRGNRLTRSSSSLSETKRESNGATPDSKAPMARIRRLSEPKPLTSPVTSVKDRSAEAVSRRKLSEGPDKNKISAIINLDKSKAATLPELKIKTSTSHINAAHQTDADDNTVVEKTVVMLEYEKPSLPTKHSSEGKSEVTNQRYDDGDTGKESDVISELAPTHSPASTMDGVDGDPKICQLQKQLDTSKEVRTVYQEQDPPNCAHITVAEKPYRDVSTHNSSVEDPCIGQASCGKAPQVSSEMVARVETVKAHASNIKTLKMDKNPVVERSLSKEPSKGLRRLLKFGKKNHTSSYVDQSIDSECTSVDGTEHDDNARNTASTSEVGTLKNLIWQDETPTAGNASQKISRHFSLLSPFRSKTSQKKQAS
- the LOC105171767 gene encoding uncharacterized protein LOC105171767 isoform X1, yielding MKASTRLSSAVFQLTPTRTRCDLFIIANGKKEKIASGLLNPFLDHLKAAQDQIAKGGYSILLEPETDVDAAWFTKATMERFVRFVSTPEILERVYTIETEILQIEEAIAMQSNNDIEQSIVEDHQEKPPGGCEANKSVPDANEEKAIVLYKPGAPLPETNGSYSEEGNSKVQLLKVLETRKRMLQKEQGMAFARAAAAGFDIDHVALLVSFAECFGALRLLEACSRFMDLWKSKHETGEWLDIEASEALSTRSDFSATNASGTILSATHNQYDSSNHEAGTMDNGKSDSTYNASDNPAPTQEYFQGQFPHIVFPPWPMHALPGVQPAFQAIPVQGIPYYQNYAGNGAFLHPPRHPMEHSWSNLGHQSGQEMQSLDGGDSNTGSETWELDRTKPLDDTDAEVSRSKKPWKKAGRSEKKQSGMVVIRNINYITSKEKKSGSGNSNSDSDIDAEDENFETDDSDMIHQNNKRYSKIKGDQLKSLDKLNFSNDEVSNSRKDTDDGHWQAFQSCLLRGSDEHVHGGNESMFAMEKDVLIKRRSNTVIVDPLELGARDTGVIQDTRMSDISRFSGSTSCRPRESDDDAIFHSVDNDVRGSNDEMHIQFEETNRSKIVSRPVHEDFIVGSQQNQAIFRNSSDPLALNDFEGGVGEMDREPTHGMTDEIFIIPFRSMSIDQEGQADRTPIDVDSEIPISYKKLDSEGNRNRVYYEPDDFSLMPERETEKGFVGYDPALDYEMQVCVESQEQGGKDVSEVKGGLRKSDKNQRSKVTSDSLHRTGGPSMKGKTLKMSPSEDARVRAERLRSYKADLQRMKKEKEEAEMKRLEALKLERQKRIAARGNSASGKSSVLSPQTKQFPAKLSPATNRGSKFSDSDPGSSSPLQRSKIRTSLGSTELLKASKCSKLSEVSHMRGNRLTRSSSSLSETKRESNGATPDSKAPMARIRRLSEPKPLTSPVTSVKDRSAEAVSRRKLSEGPDKNKISAIINLDKSKAATLPELKIKTSTSHINAGENISSVEDQKVYGIKPSTFCVNAELNKSNCNTAHQTDADDNTVVEKTVVMLEYEKPSLPTKHSSEGKSEVTNQRYDDGDTGKESDVISELAPTHSPASTMDGVDGDPKICQLQKQLDTSKEVRTVYQEQDPPNCAHITVAEKPYRDVSTHNSSVEDPCIGQASCGKAPQVSSEMVARVETVKAHASNIKTLKMDKNPVVERSLSKEPSKGLRRLLKFGKKNHTSSYVDQSIDSECTSVDGTEHDDNARNTASTSEVGTLKNLIWQDETPTAGNASQKISRHFSLLSPFRSKTSQKKQAS